One genomic region from Chionomys nivalis chromosome 17, mChiNiv1.1, whole genome shotgun sequence encodes:
- the Amigo2 gene encoding amphoterin-induced protein 2, translating into MSLRFHTLPTLPGAVKPGCRELLCLLVITMMVNPSASGMCPTACICATDIVSCTNKNLSKVPGNLFRLMKRLDLSHNRIGLLDSDWIPVSFVKLSTLIIRHNNITSISTGSFSTTPNLKCLDLSSNRLKSVKSAVFQELKVLEVLLLYNNRISSLDPAAFGGLSHLQKLYLSGNLLTQFPMDLYVGRFRLPDLTFLDVSYNRIPSIPMHHLNLVPGKQLRGIYLHGNPFVCDCSLYSLLIFWYRRHFSSVMDFKNDYTCRLWSDSRHSRQLSLLQDSFLNCSESVINSSFHALGFIHEAQVGERLVVHCDSKTGNGNTDFIWVGPDNRLLEPDKDLGNFRVFYNGSLVIESPGFEDAGVYSCIAMNRQRLLNETVDIMINVSNFTINRSHAHEAFNTAFTTLAACVASIVLVLLYLYLTPCPCKCKSKRQKDGLNQSSAHSSVLSPGPSGNASTDERKAGKRVVFLEPLKDTAAGQNGKVRLFPSETIAEGILKSTRVKSDSDSVTSVFSDTPFVAST; encoded by the coding sequence ATGTCGTTAAGGTTCCACACACTGCCCACCCTGCCTGGAGCTGTCAAACCGGGTTGCAGAGAGCTGCTGTGTTTGTTGGTGATCACCATGATGGTGAACCCCAGCGCCTCAGGAATGTGTCCCACGGCTTGCATCTGCGCCACTGACATTGTCAGCTGCACCAACAAGAACCTGTCTAAGGTACCTGGGAACCTTTTCAGACTGATGAAAAGACTGGATCTGAGCCATAACAGAATTGGACTTCTCGATTCCGACTGGATCCCTGTGTCGTTTGTCAAGCTGAGTACTCTAATTATTCGTCACAACAACATCACCAGCATCTCCACGGGCAGTTTCTCCACGACTCCAAATTTAAAGTGTCTTGACTTATCATCCAATCGGCTGAAGTCGGTGAAAAGTGCCGTGTTCCAGGAGCTGAAGGTCCTGGAGGTGCTCCTTCTCTACAACAACCGCATTTCCTCCCTGGACCCGGCAGCATTCGGAGGGCTCTCCCACTTGCAGAAACTCTACTTGAGTGGGAACCTCCTCACACAGTTTCCTATGGATTTGTATGTTGGGAGGTTCAGGCTGCCCGATCTGACATTTTTAGATGTTTCTTATAATCGAATCCCTTCCATACCGATGCACCATCTAAATTTAGTGCCGGGAAagcagctgaggggcatctaccTTCATGGAAATCCGTTTGTCTGTGATTGTTCCCTGTACTCATTGCTGATCTTTTGGTACCGTAGACACTTTAGCTCCGTGATGGATTTTAAGAACGACTACACCTGTCGCCTGTGGTCTGACTCCAGGCACTCCCGTCAGCTGTCCCTGCTCCAGGATAGCTTTCTGAACTGTTCTGAGAGCGTCATCAATAGCTCCTTCCACGCCCTTGGCTTTATTCACGAGGCACAGGTCGGGGAAAGGCTGGTTGTTCACTGTGACAGCAAGACTGGCAATGGAAACACTGATTTCATCTGGGTTGGTCCGGATAACAGACTGCTGGAGCCTGATAAAGACCTGGGAAACTTTCGTGTGTTTTACAATGGCAGTCTGGTTATAGAGAGCCCTGGTTTTGAGGATGCCGGAGTTTATTCTTGTATCGCAATGAATAGGCAACGCCTGTTAAATGAAACTGTGGATATCATGATAAATGTGAGCAATTTCACCATAAACAGATCCCACGCTCATGAGGCGTTTAACACGGCTTTTACCACACTCGCCGCCTGCGTGGCCAGCATAGTCCTGGTCTTGCTTTATCTATACCTGACACCGTGCCCATGCAAATGTAAGtccaagagacagaaagatgggcTGAACCAAAGCAGCGCCCATTCCTCCGTTCTCAGTCCCGGCCCCTCTGGTAATGCCTCCACTGATGAACGGAAGGCAGGTaaaagagtggtatttctggagcCCCTGAAGGATACTGCAGCCGGGCAGAACGGGAAAGTGAGGCTTTTCCCCAGTGAGACTATAGCCGAGGGCATCTTAAAGTCCACGAGGGTGAAATCTGACTCAGACTCAGTCACTTCTGTGTTCTCAGACACACCCTTTGTGGCATCCACTTAA